A section of the Triticum dicoccoides isolate Atlit2015 ecotype Zavitan chromosome 7A, WEW_v2.0, whole genome shotgun sequence genome encodes:
- the LOC119330401 gene encoding acylphosphatase-like has translation MFPSTSATASRLLVPAASRRAMAAAASANPPPPQQSPPKAVRVVVKGRVQGVFFRDWTVETARALGLAGWVRNRHDGTVEALLSGEPARVDEMVSRRLPVGPPAAAVTAVLPSPADPLDPSEGFHRKPTA, from the coding sequence ATGTTCCCTTCTACCTCTGCCACGGCCTCCCGTCTCCTCGTCCCCGCCGCCTCTCGCCGCGCCATGGCCGCTGCCGCCTCCGCCAACCCGCCGCCCCCGCAGCAATCGCCCCCCAAGGCGGTGCGGGTCGTGGTGAAGGGCCGCGTGCAGGGCGTCTTCTTCCGCGACTGGACGGTGGAGACGGCCCGCGCGCTCGGGCTCGCCGGCTGGGTCCGCAACCGCCACGACGGCACCGTGGAGGCCCTCCTGTCCGGCGAACCCGCCAGGGTCGACGAGATGGTCTCCCGGCGCCTTCCCGTagggcctcccgccgccgccgtcaccgcggTGCTGCCTTCCCCAGCCGATCCGCTCGACCCTTCCGAGGGCTTCCACCGCAAGCCGACCGCCTGA